A window of Pseudomonas mucidolens contains these coding sequences:
- a CDS encoding LytR/AlgR family response regulator transcription factor, translating to MNVLIVDDEPQARERLNRMVSELEGYSVLEPSAANGDEALALIESLKPDIVLLDIRMPGLDGLQVAARLSERESAPALVLCATQDEFSLEALQASGASFLVKPVSADTVLKALKGAERPNRVQLAALTQPAAQSGNGPRSHISARTRKGIELIPVSQVIYFIADHKYVTLRHEAGEVLLDEPLKALEDEFGERFVRIHRNALVARERIERLQRTPLGHFQLFLKGLNGDALIVSRRHVAGVRKMMQQL from the coding sequence ATGAATGTCCTGATCGTTGATGACGAACCCCAAGCCCGCGAACGACTGAACCGTATGGTCAGCGAACTCGAGGGATACAGTGTCCTTGAGCCGAGCGCCGCCAATGGCGACGAGGCATTGGCCTTGATCGAAAGCCTTAAGCCGGACATCGTGTTACTCGATATCCGGATGCCTGGCCTGGATGGCCTGCAAGTGGCCGCTCGCTTGAGCGAGCGCGAATCTGCGCCTGCGTTGGTGCTGTGCGCCACCCAGGATGAGTTTTCCCTGGAGGCGCTGCAAGCCAGTGGCGCCAGCTTTCTGGTCAAGCCGGTGAGCGCCGATACGGTGCTCAAGGCTCTGAAAGGCGCTGAACGCCCCAATCGTGTCCAGCTTGCAGCGCTGACGCAACCCGCGGCCCAAAGCGGCAACGGTCCGCGCAGCCATATCAGTGCCCGGACCCGCAAGGGCATCGAGCTGATTCCGGTGAGCCAGGTGATCTATTTTATCGCCGATCACAAGTACGTGACCTTGCGTCACGAGGCTGGCGAAGTACTGCTCGACGAACCGCTCAAGGCTTTGGAAGACGAGTTTGGCGAACGCTTCGTGCGCATCCACCGCAATGCATTGGTGGCTCGCGAACGTATCGAACGCCTGCAGCGCACGCCCCTGGGACACTTTCAACTGTTCCTCAAAGGGCTGAATGGTGATGCGCTGATTGTCAGCCGGCGACATGTCGCAGGTGTGCGCAAGATGATGCAGCAGCTATGA
- the hemC gene encoding hydroxymethylbilane synthase, translating to MSSREIRIATRKSALALWQAEYVKARLEQAHPGLKVSLVPMVSRGDKLLDSPLSKIGGKGLFVKELETALLENAADIAVHSMKDVPMDFPDGLGLFCICEREDPRDAFVSNTYASLDDLPLGSIVGTSSLRRQAQLLTRRPDLQIRFLRGNVNTRLAKLDAGEYDAIILAAAGLIRLGFEDRITSTISVEDSLPAGGQGAVGIECRTLDREIHALLKPLDHHDTEVRVTAERALNKHLNGGCQVPIACYAVLEGENLWLRGLVGDPEGGTLLTAEVRGPQSEATALGIQVAEELLEKGAGVILQKVYGEAGPQ from the coding sequence ATGTCCTCTCGCGAAATCCGCATCGCCACCCGTAAAAGTGCCCTGGCCTTGTGGCAGGCCGAATACGTCAAAGCACGTCTTGAACAGGCCCATCCAGGGCTCAAGGTGTCCCTGGTGCCCATGGTCAGTCGCGGCGACAAGCTGCTCGACTCGCCGCTGTCGAAAATCGGCGGCAAGGGGTTGTTCGTCAAGGAGCTGGAAACCGCGCTGCTGGAAAATGCAGCCGATATCGCCGTGCACTCGATGAAAGACGTGCCGATGGATTTCCCCGATGGCCTCGGGCTGTTTTGCATCTGCGAGCGTGAAGATCCTCGTGATGCCTTTGTCTCCAATACCTATGCATCTCTTGATGATCTGCCCCTGGGCAGTATCGTCGGCACCTCCAGCCTGCGTCGCCAGGCCCAATTGCTGACCCGCCGCCCGGACCTGCAGATCCGCTTCCTGCGGGGCAACGTCAATACGCGCCTGGCCAAGCTGGACGCTGGCGAATATGACGCAATTATCCTGGCGGCGGCGGGGCTGATCCGTCTGGGCTTCGAAGACCGTATTACCTCGACCATCAGCGTCGAAGACAGTTTGCCTGCCGGTGGCCAGGGCGCGGTAGGTATTGAATGCCGCACGCTCGACCGCGAAATTCATGCATTGCTTAAACCCCTGGATCACCACGACACCGAAGTGCGGGTCACCGCCGAGCGTGCGCTGAACAAGCACCTCAACGGTGGCTGTCAGGTGCCAATCGCCTGCTACGCAGTGCTGGAGGGTGAAAACCTGTGGCTGCGAGGCCTGGTGGGTGACCCCGAAGGTGGCACCTTGCTCACCGCAGAGGTGCGTGGGCCGCAGTCTGAAGCCACGGCATTGGGTATTCAGGTGGCCGAAGAACTGCTCGAAAAAGGCGCCGGCGTCATTCTGCAAAAAGTCTATGGCGAGGCCGGCCCGCAGTGA
- a CDS encoding uroporphyrinogen-III synthase: MTGWRLLLTRPAEESAALAATLSDNGIFSSSLPLLETEPLPATADHEAIFRRLERYCAVIVVSKPAARLALSLLEQCCPQPPAVPWFSVGAATAQVLAAHRLDVSYPEHGDDSEALLDSPRLREAIAVADPRVLIVRGEGGRGLLAERLRDQGASVDYLELYRRFLPAYDAGTLTRRIDVERLNGLVVSSGQGFLHLQTLAGVDWPSVARLQLFVPSPRVAEMARNAGAEKVVDCRGASAAALLVALRSQPVPTL; this comes from the coding sequence GTGACTGGTTGGCGCTTGCTGCTGACGCGGCCTGCCGAAGAGTCGGCGGCCCTGGCGGCGACGTTGTCCGATAATGGCATCTTCAGCAGCAGCCTGCCCTTGCTGGAAACCGAACCCTTGCCTGCCACCGCCGATCATGAGGCGATTTTTCGTCGCCTGGAGCGTTATTGCGCGGTGATCGTCGTCAGCAAGCCGGCTGCTCGCCTGGCCCTGAGTCTACTGGAACAATGCTGCCCGCAACCGCCGGCTGTGCCGTGGTTCAGTGTCGGTGCGGCGACGGCGCAGGTGCTGGCCGCGCATCGCCTGGACGTGAGCTATCCCGAGCACGGCGATGACAGTGAAGCCTTGCTTGATTCACCGCGGTTGCGCGAGGCTATCGCCGTCGCCGATCCGCGTGTGCTGATTGTGCGTGGCGAGGGCGGGCGCGGGCTGCTGGCTGAGCGCTTACGTGACCAAGGTGCTAGTGTCGATTATCTGGAGTTGTATCGCCGTTTTCTCCCGGCCTATGACGCAGGCACGCTGACACGGCGCATCGATGTGGAACGCTTGAACGGCCTGGTGGTCAGCAGTGGGCAGGGTTTTTTACATCTGCAAACCCTGGCTGGTGTCGATTGGCCAAGCGTGGCACGGTTACAGTTGTTCGTGCCCAGTCCGCGTGTTGCCGAGATGGCACGCAATGCGGGCGCGGAAAAAGTTGTGGATTGTCGGGGCGCCAGCGCTGCGGCTTTGCTAGTGGCGTTACGGAGCCAGCCCGTTCCCACTCTCTAA
- a CDS encoding uroporphyrinogen-III C-methyltransferase has protein sequence MSETALPKDEAQPALDAPVETPVIAPRRGNGLAIFALLLGAAGLAAGGWGIWQVRALQASSQQQLGQVQNLDQQAQGIKQAQQQLTARLAQLPGADELEERRRLVAQLQGDQQRLNQRLETVLGASRQDWRLAEAEHLLRLASLRLSALQDINSAQALVQGADEILREQSDPGSFAAREQLAKSLAALRSIEQPDRTGLFLQLAALRDQVVQLAAVSPEYQLQDAPQERQSTDTDNRWSQWWEQISRYFRIDFNPDDNIRPLLAGQGLNQVRLALSLALEQAQWAALNGEPAVYSRSLSEARSVLQDNFNQDNPQSQAMLARLAELEPKAVSVITPDLAASLSAVQAYLERRHLSADEAKASAGKPATQE, from the coding sequence GTGAGCGAAACAGCCTTGCCTAAAGATGAAGCTCAACCCGCGCTTGATGCGCCTGTTGAAACACCTGTCATAGCGCCTCGCCGTGGCAACGGTTTGGCGATTTTCGCCTTGTTGCTGGGTGCCGCCGGCCTTGCGGCAGGTGGTTGGGGGATCTGGCAGGTCCGCGCCCTGCAAGCGAGCAGCCAGCAGCAGTTGGGACAGGTACAGAACCTGGATCAGCAGGCCCAGGGCATCAAGCAGGCTCAACAGCAGTTGACCGCGCGCCTGGCCCAGTTGCCCGGTGCTGATGAGTTGGAAGAGCGCCGTCGGTTGGTTGCGCAACTGCAGGGTGATCAACAGCGCTTGAACCAACGTCTGGAAACCGTTCTGGGCGCCAGCCGTCAGGACTGGCGTCTGGCCGAGGCCGAGCACCTGCTGCGCCTCGCCAGCCTGCGCTTATCGGCGTTGCAAGATATCAACAGCGCGCAGGCACTGGTCCAGGGGGCGGATGAAATCCTTCGCGAGCAAAGCGATCCAGGTTCGTTCGCGGCCCGTGAACAGTTGGCCAAGAGCTTGGCGGCGTTGCGCAGTATTGAGCAGCCCGACCGTACCGGACTGTTCCTGCAACTGGCAGCGCTACGTGACCAGGTGGTGCAACTGGCAGCCGTTTCTCCCGAATATCAGCTTCAGGATGCCCCGCAAGAGCGGCAGAGCACCGATACTGACAATCGTTGGTCCCAGTGGTGGGAGCAGATTTCCCGCTATTTCCGCATTGACTTCAATCCGGATGACAACATTCGTCCACTGCTTGCCGGCCAAGGTTTGAATCAAGTGCGCCTGGCCCTGAGCCTGGCGCTGGAGCAAGCGCAATGGGCAGCCCTCAATGGCGAGCCCGCGGTCTATAGCCGTTCCCTGAGCGAGGCCCGCAGCGTCTTGCAAGACAACTTCAATCAGGACAATCCGCAGAGTCAGGCGATGCTGGCGCGTCTTGCCGAACTTGAGCCCAAGGCTGTCTCGGTGATCACCCCGGATCTGGCGGCGAGCCTGTCTGCGGTGCAGGCCTACCTCGAACGTCGTCATCTGTCTGCCGATGAAGCCAAGGCTTCTGCTGGCAAACCGGCGACTCAGGAGTAA
- a CDS encoding heme biosynthesis protein HemY, which yields MKRFYVVLVLAIAIALALAVGISKHTGYVLITYPHVLHYESGLWSTLVALFVLGLAIYLLRVLLSLVTTSGGVVNPWSRRNRTRRVQVAIEQGQMDLAEGRWASAERHLHRAAEAERQPLLYYLGAARAANELGRYEESDSLLERALERQPQAELAVALSHAQLQVDRGDTEAALITLTAMHERHPHNVQVLRQLQRLHQQRGDWSSVIKLLPELRKDKVLPPSELADLERRAWGENLSLAAQREERGEAGLQSLERAWQQLTSAQRQEPQLVLAYAEQLRQLGADATAEEALRGAIKRGYDSHLIRLYGLLRGSDPARQLKFAEGWLKDHPGDASLLLTLGRLCLQNSLWGKARDYLENSLHVQRNPEACAELARLLAQLGDTERSNQLFQEGLGLLDSRLLASPLPVPARV from the coding sequence ATGAAACGCTTCTATGTGGTCCTGGTGCTGGCGATTGCAATTGCCCTGGCGCTGGCGGTGGGCATTTCGAAACACACCGGCTATGTGCTGATTACCTATCCCCATGTGCTGCATTACGAGTCCGGATTGTGGTCGACTTTGGTGGCGTTATTTGTCCTCGGCCTGGCGATCTATCTGCTGCGCGTGCTGCTGAGCCTGGTGACGACCTCCGGTGGGGTGGTCAATCCTTGGTCGCGGCGTAATCGCACCCGGCGGGTTCAGGTGGCGATCGAGCAAGGTCAGATGGACCTGGCAGAAGGGCGCTGGGCCAGTGCCGAGCGTCACTTGCATCGCGCCGCTGAAGCTGAGCGCCAGCCATTGCTGTACTACCTGGGTGCGGCACGGGCGGCCAATGAGCTGGGTCGCTACGAAGAGTCGGACAGCTTGCTGGAGCGCGCCCTGGAGCGACAGCCTCAGGCCGAGCTGGCGGTGGCCTTGAGTCATGCACAGTTGCAGGTGGATCGTGGTGACACTGAGGCTGCCCTGATCACCCTCACCGCCATGCATGAGCGCCATCCGCACAATGTCCAGGTGCTGCGTCAGTTGCAGCGGTTGCATCAGCAACGGGGTGACTGGTCGTCAGTAATCAAGCTGCTGCCGGAGTTGCGCAAAGACAAAGTGTTGCCGCCCTCGGAGCTGGCGGATCTGGAACGCCGGGCATGGGGTGAGAACCTGAGCCTGGCGGCCCAGCGTGAGGAGCGAGGTGAAGCCGGTCTGCAATCGCTGGAGCGGGCTTGGCAGCAATTGACCTCTGCCCAGCGCCAGGAGCCGCAGTTGGTATTGGCTTACGCCGAGCAACTACGCCAGCTGGGTGCCGATGCCACGGCTGAAGAAGCCTTGCGCGGGGCGATCAAGCGCGGGTATGACAGCCACCTGATCAGGCTCTACGGCTTGCTGCGCGGCAGTGATCCGGCGCGGCAGTTGAAGTTCGCCGAAGGCTGGCTCAAGGATCATCCAGGTGATGCAAGTCTGCTGTTGACGCTGGGCAGACTGTGCCTGCAAAACAGTTTATGGGGGAAAGCGCGGGACTACCTCGAGAACAGTTTGCACGTTCAGCGTAACCCTGAAGCCTGTGCCGAGCTGGCGCGGTTGCTTGCCCAGTTAGGTGACACCGAGCGCAGCAATCAATTATTCCAGGAAGGCCTTGGCCTGTTGGACAGCCGTCTGCTGGCTTCACCGTTGCCAGTACCTGCGCGGGTTTGA
- a CDS encoding disulfide bond formation protein B, with the protein MSLVPSRSLFFLAFMAGALTLGASFYLEYGALLRPCFLCLIQRTLLAVFTLINLVAALHGPKRSGIYLYWSASMLCALLGAITAVRQVLLQNIPPDQLPNCWPSLQYMIEHLSPWQALQLAFKGTVDCAEINWTLFDLSIPEWSLLFFVAMLMLGATQVSRLLFRQRFRLARY; encoded by the coding sequence ATGTCTTTGGTCCCCTCACGCTCCTTGTTCTTCCTGGCATTCATGGCCGGTGCGCTGACCTTGGGCGCATCCTTTTATCTGGAATACGGGGCGCTTTTGCGCCCTTGTTTCCTTTGTTTGATTCAGCGCACTCTGCTGGCTGTCTTTACGCTGATCAATCTGGTGGCGGCGCTGCATGGCCCCAAGCGTTCGGGCATCTATCTGTATTGGTCGGCCAGCATGCTGTGCGCGCTGTTGGGGGCCATAACCGCGGTGCGTCAGGTTTTGTTGCAAAACATCCCTCCTGATCAGTTGCCCAACTGCTGGCCCAGCCTGCAGTACATGATCGAACACCTGTCGCCGTGGCAAGCCTTGCAACTGGCCTTCAAGGGCACCGTCGACTGCGCGGAAATCAACTGGACGCTGTTCGATTTGAGCATTCCTGAGTGGAGTCTGCTGTTCTTCGTGGCGATGCTGATGCTGGGAGCAACACAGGTCTCGCGCTTGCTGTTCCGTCAGAGGTTTCGTTTGGCGAGGTACTGA
- the rsd gene encoding sigma D regulator, translating to MLESCQNAQERWGGVHKLIDSWLKARHELVRAFDALGAKPEALAENRKPLQEFCEVLVDYVSAGHFGVYEQLTKEAEAFDDQRGLDLADTLYPRIDVITEKLLAFTDLCDAGNCVAEKFKELGALLHERFELEDCLIEVLHNAHKEEPATQA from the coding sequence ATGCTGGAAAGTTGTCAGAATGCTCAGGAACGCTGGGGTGGGGTGCACAAGCTGATCGACAGCTGGTTGAAGGCACGTCACGAACTGGTTCGGGCCTTTGATGCACTCGGCGCCAAGCCCGAGGCATTGGCTGAGAATCGCAAACCGCTGCAAGAATTCTGTGAAGTGTTGGTGGACTACGTGTCTGCCGGGCATTTCGGTGTCTACGAGCAACTGACCAAGGAGGCGGAGGCCTTTGACGATCAGCGTGGTCTGGACTTGGCCGACACCCTCTATCCACGTATCGATGTCATCACCGAGAAACTGCTGGCGTTCACCGACCTGTGTGATGCCGGAAACTGTGTCGCAGAAAAGTTCAAGGAATTGGGCGCGCTGCTCCATGAGCGTTTCGAGTTGGAAGACTGCCTGATCGAAGTGCTGCATAACGCCCACAAGGAAGAGCCTGCAACCCAGGCTTGA
- a CDS encoding FKBP-type peptidyl-prolyl cis-trans isomerase, whose amino-acid sequence MSRYLFFILMLSFSATDASEQTSSKDSHDLAYSLGASLGERLRLEVPDLQIRALLEGLEHAYQGKPLALDDARIEQILAQHEAQASIDAQVPESEKALAAEQLFLSTEKAKAGVRELTDGILLTELAPGSGQKPQANDQVQVNYVGRLPDGTIFDQSTQPQWFRLDSVISGWRNALQQMPTGAKWRLVIPSAQAYAADGAGELIAPYTPLVFEIELLDSRH is encoded by the coding sequence ATGTCGCGTTACCTTTTTTTCATCTTGATGTTGTCCTTTTCAGCGACCGACGCAAGCGAGCAAACCTCTTCCAAAGACAGCCATGACCTGGCCTACAGCTTAGGTGCCAGTCTCGGTGAACGCCTGCGCCTGGAGGTTCCCGACCTGCAGATCCGCGCCTTGCTCGAAGGCCTTGAACACGCCTATCAAGGCAAACCACTCGCCCTGGATGACGCCCGCATCGAACAAATCCTCGCACAACATGAAGCCCAGGCCAGCATCGATGCTCAGGTACCGGAAAGTGAAAAGGCCCTCGCCGCCGAGCAGTTGTTTTTGTCCACGGAAAAAGCCAAAGCTGGCGTTCGCGAATTGACTGACGGCATCTTGCTGACCGAACTTGCCCCTGGCAGCGGGCAAAAACCACAGGCCAATGATCAGGTGCAAGTGAACTATGTTGGACGCTTGCCCGACGGGACGATTTTCGATCAGAGCACACAACCCCAATGGTTTCGCCTGGACAGCGTGATCAGCGGTTGGCGGAACGCGTTGCAACAGATGCCGACAGGTGCGAAATGGCGCCTGGTGATTCCATCGGCGCAAGCCTATGCGGCGGACGGGGCCGGCGAGTTGATTGCGCCTTATACGCCGCTGGTATTCGAGATTGAATTGCTCGATAGCCGTCACTGA
- a CDS encoding AlgP family protein, with the protein MSAKQKPVNTPLHLLQQLSGSLLEHLESACSQALADAEKLLAKLEKQRGKAQEKLHKSRTKLQDAASAGKAKAQTKAKGAVKELEDLLDALKDRQSETRAYILQLKRDAQESLKLAQGVGRVKEAVTKALNTRTPAKAVAAKAPAKTAAKPAARTAAAKPAAKPAAKTAAAKPAAKPAARTAAAKPAAKPAAKTAVAKPAAKPAARTAAAKPAAKPAARTAAAKPAAKPAARTAAAKPAAKPAAKPAVAKPAAKPAIKTAAAKPATKPATKPAAAKPAAKPAAKTAAAKPAAKPAVKPAATAAKPATSPAPAATPAASTAPAAPAANPAAPTPSTTPTSAS; encoded by the coding sequence ATGTCGGCCAAACAGAAGCCTGTAAATACCCCATTGCACTTGCTCCAACAACTCTCGGGCAGCCTGCTCGAACACTTGGAAAGTGCTTGCTCCCAAGCCTTGGCTGATGCGGAGAAGTTGCTCGCCAAGCTGGAAAAACAGCGCGGCAAGGCTCAGGAAAAACTGCATAAATCCCGTACCAAGCTGCAAGATGCCGCAAGCGCAGGTAAAGCCAAGGCGCAAACCAAAGCCAAGGGCGCGGTGAAAGAACTTGAGGACTTGCTCGACGCCCTCAAAGATCGCCAATCCGAAACGCGCGCCTACATTCTGCAGCTCAAACGCGATGCTCAAGAGAGCTTGAAGCTGGCTCAGGGCGTTGGACGGGTGAAAGAAGCGGTGACTAAGGCGCTGAATACGCGTACTCCGGCTAAAGCCGTAGCTGCCAAGGCCCCGGCAAAAACCGCGGCCAAGCCAGCGGCTAGAACCGCTGCTGCAAAACCTGCGGCCAAGCCAGCGGCTAAAACTGCTGCTGCAAAACCTGCAGCCAAGCCAGCGGCTAGAACCGCTGCTGCAAAACCTGCGGCCAAGCCAGCGGCTAAAACTGCTGTTGCAAAACCTGCGGCCAAGCCAGCGGCTAGAACCGCTGCTGCAAAACCTGCAGCCAAGCCAGCGGCTAGAACCGCTGCTGCAAAACCTGCAGCCAAGCCAGCGGCTAGAACCGCTGCTGCAAAACCTGCAGCCAAGCCAGCGGCCAAACCAGCTGTTGCAAAACCTGCGGCCAAGCCAGCGATTAAAACCGCTGCAGCAAAACCTGCAACCAAGCCAGCGACTAAACCAGCTGCTGCAAAACCTGCGGCCAAGCCAGCGGCTAAAACCGCTGCTGCAAAACCTGCAGCCAAGCCAGCGGTTAAACCTGCGGCAACCGCAGCGAAGCCGGCTACCTCGCCAGCACCTGCCGCGACTCCGGCAGCGTCCACCGCGCCAGCCGCTCCGGCCGCCAACCCTGCTGCGCCGACACCAAGCACCACCCCAACCAGCGCTTCCTAA
- a CDS encoding TIGR02444 family protein, translating into MCADLWSFALSTYARPGVEDSCLRLQAQGADVCLLLCGLWLEQRGVAPDAMRLQALKQIARPWQAQVIEPLRRLRKQWRATAQHDVELEVLRERLKSLELDAERQLLSRLHEQTLTWPTGAMAGHEPWLEELAAEAANLDRDALHQLRAAIAST; encoded by the coding sequence ATGTGCGCTGACCTGTGGAGCTTTGCCCTCTCGACTTACGCCCGCCCGGGCGTTGAAGACTCATGCCTGCGCTTGCAGGCGCAAGGGGCCGATGTGTGTCTGTTGCTCTGCGGGTTGTGGCTGGAACAGCGTGGCGTCGCCCCTGATGCCATGCGCTTGCAAGCCTTGAAGCAGATTGCACGGCCCTGGCAGGCACAGGTGATCGAACCCCTGCGTCGACTACGCAAACAATGGCGCGCCACGGCGCAACACGATGTTGAACTGGAGGTGTTGCGTGAACGGCTCAAAAGCCTGGAGTTGGACGCCGAACGGCAGTTGTTGTCACGCTTGCACGAACAGACGCTGACATGGCCGACAGGGGCAATGGCCGGGCATGAACCCTGGCTTGAAGAACTGGCGGCAGAAGCCGCCAACCTCGACCGCGACGCGCTGCATCAACTGCGCGCCGCGATCGCCAGCACTTAG
- a CDS encoding ATP-binding cassette domain-containing protein has product MIRLQSLTLQRGPQRLLEDAELTLHAGHKAGLIGANGAGKSTLLALLLGELTPDSGDCQLPADWRIAHMRQEIDTLDRIAIDYVLDGDLRLRQVQRELAEAEKTQDGAAQARLHAELDSADGYTADARARKMLAGLGFTNEQMDRPVADFSGGWRMRLNLAQALMCPSDLLLLDEPTNHLDLDAILWLEDFLKSYPGTLLLISHDRDFLDAVVDNIAHVEQKKITLYRGGYTAFERARAERLAQQQQAFEKQQAQRAHMESYIARFKAQATKARQAQSRIKALERMEELSAAHVDSPFDFVFRESVKISSPLLDLSDARLGYGDKTILEKVKLQLTPGARIGLLGPNGAGKSTLIKNLSGELQPLAGRLTRGENLVVGYFAQHQLDSLDAKASPLLHLQRLAPTEREQTLRDFLGGFDFRGARIDEPVLNFSGGEKARLALALIAWERPNLLLLDEPTNHLDLEMRLALTMALQEFSGAVLVVSHDRHLLKSTTDNFLLVADGKVEEFDGDLDDYARWLTDYRLRNAPVSNTPVNPDKTDKKAQRQAAAALRQQLAPHKREADKLEAELGKVHERLARIETSLGDSAVYEAARKDELRDLLAEQAKLKVREAQLEENWMEALELLESLQAELEALS; this is encoded by the coding sequence ATGATCCGACTTCAAAGCCTAACATTACAGCGTGGCCCGCAACGTCTTCTCGAAGACGCCGAGCTGACCCTGCACGCCGGTCACAAAGCCGGCCTGATCGGTGCCAACGGCGCCGGCAAATCCACGTTGCTCGCCTTGCTGTTGGGTGAGCTGACGCCCGATTCGGGGGATTGTCAGCTGCCGGCCGATTGGCGCATCGCCCATATGCGCCAGGAGATCGATACCCTGGATCGCATCGCAATCGACTACGTGCTCGATGGCGATCTGCGCTTGCGTCAGGTGCAGCGCGAGCTGGCCGAGGCTGAAAAGACCCAGGACGGCGCCGCGCAGGCGCGCCTGCACGCGGAGCTGGACAGCGCCGACGGTTACACTGCCGATGCCCGCGCGCGCAAAATGCTCGCCGGTCTCGGGTTCACCAACGAACAGATGGATCGTCCGGTCGCCGACTTCTCGGGTGGCTGGCGCATGCGTCTGAACCTGGCCCAGGCGCTTATGTGCCCCTCGGACCTGCTGCTGCTCGACGAACCGACCAACCACTTGGACCTCGATGCGATCCTGTGGCTGGAAGACTTCCTGAAAAGCTACCCCGGCACCTTGCTGCTGATTTCTCACGACCGCGATTTCCTCGACGCGGTGGTCGATAACATCGCCCACGTCGAGCAGAAGAAAATTACTCTCTATCGCGGCGGCTACACCGCGTTCGAGCGCGCCCGCGCCGAACGCTTGGCCCAGCAACAGCAGGCTTTCGAGAAGCAGCAGGCGCAACGTGCGCATATGGAAAGCTATATCGCGCGGTTCAAGGCCCAGGCCACCAAGGCCCGCCAGGCCCAAAGCCGGATCAAGGCCCTGGAACGCATGGAAGAGCTGTCGGCGGCCCATGTCGATTCACCCTTCGACTTCGTGTTTCGCGAATCGGTGAAAATTTCCAGCCCGTTGCTCGACCTGTCCGACGCTCGTCTTGGATACGGCGACAAAACCATCCTGGAGAAGGTCAAGCTGCAGCTCACGCCCGGTGCGCGGATCGGCCTGCTCGGCCCCAATGGCGCAGGCAAGTCGACGCTGATCAAGAACCTGTCCGGCGAGCTGCAACCGCTGGCCGGGCGACTGACCCGTGGCGAGAACCTGGTGGTGGGTTACTTCGCTCAGCACCAACTTGACTCTCTGGATGCCAAGGCCAGCCCGTTGTTGCATTTGCAGCGCCTAGCCCCCACCGAACGCGAGCAGACTTTGCGCGATTTCCTCGGTGGTTTCGACTTCCGTGGCGCGCGCATTGATGAGCCCGTACTGAATTTCTCCGGTGGCGAAAAAGCCCGTCTGGCCCTGGCGCTGATTGCCTGGGAACGGCCAAACCTGTTGCTGCTCGACGAACCCACCAACCACCTGGACCTGGAAATGCGCCTGGCGCTGACCATGGCTTTGCAGGAGTTCAGCGGTGCGGTGCTGGTGGTGTCTCACGACAGGCATTTGCTCAAGAGCACCACCGATAACTTCCTGCTGGTGGCCGATGGCAAGGTCGAGGAGTTCGACGGAGACCTGGACGACTACGCTCGTTGGCTGACGGACTATCGTTTGCGTAACGCGCCGGTCAGCAACACGCCGGTCAACCCGGACAAAACCGACAAAAAAGCCCAGCGCCAGGCCGCCGCGGCCTTGCGTCAGCAACTGGCGCCGCACAAACGCGAAGCCGACAAGCTGGAAGCCGAGTTGGGCAAGGTTCACGAACGCTTGGCCAGGATTGAAACCAGCCTTGGCGACAGCGCGGTGTACGAAGCGGCGCGCAAGGATGAACTGCGCGACTTGCTGGCCGAACAGGCCAAGCTCAAAGTTCGCGAAGCGCAACTGGAGGAGAACTGGATGGAAGCCCTCGAACTGCTGGAAAGCCTGCAAGCGGAGCTGGAGGCGTTATCCTGA
- a CDS encoding mechanosensitive ion channel family protein yields METLQLMLPAHWVAPFWIGVQILLILLAGYLTQRFVAKGLTRLGERYPFPPQLLMPLRGGLRWLIMGSALIFVLGRLGVSATVLWTALSGFVAVAAVAFFAMWSVLSNLLCAILIFTVGPFRLGDLVELVDTVDKPGVKGRVVAINLLYTTLIEVEEAGTDSAMVQVPNSLFFQRSVRRWPGTHVFPSDR; encoded by the coding sequence ATGGAAACTCTGCAATTGATGCTGCCAGCGCACTGGGTCGCGCCGTTCTGGATCGGTGTGCAAATTCTACTGATCCTGTTGGCGGGTTATCTGACCCAGCGCTTTGTCGCCAAAGGCCTGACGCGCCTGGGCGAACGCTATCCGTTCCCGCCGCAGTTGCTGATGCCGCTGCGCGGTGGCCTGCGCTGGCTGATCATGGGCAGCGCACTGATTTTTGTGCTTGGGCGCCTGGGCGTTTCGGCCACGGTGCTGTGGACCGCGCTGTCGGGTTTTGTCGCCGTTGCGGCGGTGGCGTTCTTTGCCATGTGGTCGGTACTGTCCAACCTGCTTTGTGCAATTCTGATTTTCACGGTGGGGCCGTTTCGCCTGGGGGATCTGGTCGAACTGGTCGATACCGTTGACAAGCCCGGCGTCAAAGGCCGTGTGGTGGCGATCAACTTGCTGTACACCACGCTGATCGAAGTTGAAGAGGCGGGCACCGACAGCGCCATGGTGCAAGTGCCCAATAGCTTGTTTTTCCAGCGTTCGGTACGCCGCTGGCCAGGCACGCATGTGTTTCCGAGCGACCGTTGA